The following coding sequences lie in one Bacteroidales bacterium genomic window:
- a CDS encoding FlgD immunoglobulin-like domain containing protein, whose product MKKLLLLTIVSVFAIHGFAQTLIATSNHNFATAHHNQRKIVRDSDENIYVVFADWIDQHSVIKGVHYNRSLQQWGEPFFITDGTNPTLAISADDHIHLLMQTNSEPEAIVHLQSTDFINWLSADTISSPGEISYLPVADVDAAGTLNVLWRQQNNDYTRSVIYAAVVDGEPVVPQIVMTKTFIDDIAIANHLQYGDDNLFFAIHYNQDSLSFFLSEDSMNTFAIIYSALGSQPCISFNTWWIMETGSARFLYINPQQKLCEVEAFEDDSWQIQSPIVMPLQEVIENVCIDDLMPPIGYSFLTLGGGKLKHNFSYGSDWGNWMATMERIYGNNISNPSIAYKHFSFHYVDFIWTDNSSGNNDIFYMRDEKYVYIGIDDPDPDKGFSITGNPNPFADQIVINISVEKETDKPLIEIYNHIGQRVKTIVPEQNDVLHYYYCWNGTDDNGSKLAPGTYVIVCTVGNTRTARKVIFRP is encoded by the coding sequence ATGAAAAAGCTTCTGCTTCTTACCATTGTCAGCGTGTTCGCAATACATGGTTTTGCGCAAACGCTTATTGCTACTTCCAACCACAACTTCGCTACTGCCCACCACAATCAGCGGAAAATCGTGCGCGACTCCGACGAAAATATTTACGTGGTATTTGCCGATTGGATCGATCAACACAGCGTAATAAAAGGCGTGCACTACAATCGCAGTTTGCAGCAGTGGGGCGAGCCGTTTTTTATTACCGACGGAACCAACCCTACTTTGGCCATCAGCGCCGACGATCACATCCATTTGCTGATGCAGACCAATTCTGAACCGGAAGCAATCGTTCATTTGCAAAGCACTGATTTTATAAACTGGCTGTCGGCCGATACGATCAGCTCACCAGGCGAGATAAGCTATTTGCCAGTGGCCGATGTGGATGCCGCAGGAACGCTAAATGTGCTGTGGCGACAGCAAAACAACGATTACACCCGCTCGGTGATTTACGCTGCAGTTGTGGATGGCGAGCCGGTGGTGCCTCAAATCGTTATGACCAAAACATTTATCGATGATATTGCCATTGCCAACCACCTGCAATATGGCGATGACAATTTGTTTTTTGCTATTCACTATAATCAGGATTCATTGAGCTTCTTTCTGTCGGAAGATTCTATGAACACTTTCGCTATAATTTATTCCGCTTTAGGTTCGCAACCCTGCATATCTTTCAATACATGGTGGATAATGGAAACGGGTTCTGCGCGGTTTTTATACATCAACCCTCAGCAAAAGCTCTGCGAAGTTGAAGCCTTCGAAGATGATTCCTGGCAGATACAAAGCCCAATTGTCATGCCTTTGCAGGAAGTAATAGAAAATGTTTGTATCGACGATCTGATGCCACCCATAGGTTATAGTTTTCTCACCTTGGGTGGGGGTAAGTTGAAACATAATTTTTCTTACGGTTCGGATTGGGGAAACTGGATGGCTACCATGGAGAGAATCTATGGAAACAATATTTCAAATCCATCCATCGCCTACAAGCATTTCAGCTTCCATTATGTCGATTTCATCTGGACAGACAACTCCAGCGGCAACAACGACATTTTTTACATGCGGGATGAGAAGTATGTTTATATCGGCATCGACGACCCTGATCCTGACAAAGGTTTTTCGATTACCGGAAATCCCAATCCTTTTGCCGATCAGATTGTGATCAATATTTCAGTAGAGAAGGAGACGGATAAGCCGCTGATCGAAATTTACAACCACATCGGGCAACGGGTAAAAACAATAGTTCCCGAGCAAAACGATGTGCTGCATTATTATTACTGTTGGAATGGCACCGACGACAACGGCTCTAAGCTGGCTCCCGGCACCTATGTAATTGTGTGTACCGTCGGCAACACGCGCACCGCCCGGAAGGTTATTTTCAGGCCATAG
- a CDS encoding YitT family protein, which produces MSFVTREKLFSREWFKVYSLIVIGTFIMASGFVLFINPYRIVPGGVYGIGIVIHYLTEGLFDFWPTGIPIGLLGLSMDIPLTIIGIRVLGPRFGIKTVVGFVLTAFWMDFLTYLIGQTDPLGLGDQLLLASIFGGVLIGLGLGLVFRSRATSGGTDIVAMIINKFTGLPLGQLMIILDSSIVLIGLAAFGDWKIPLYSWIVIFITGKVVDITLRGISYEKTMFIVSNEHEAIRQKIIVDIKRGGTLFSGKGLYNNDEKHMIYTSVSRREYQMLKDYIHQIDPTAFVTVIDANEVLGKGFKPLKDEQ; this is translated from the coding sequence ATGTCATTTGTAACCAGAGAAAAACTATTCTCCCGGGAATGGTTCAAAGTATATAGCCTCATCGTTATCGGCACCTTTATCATGGCCAGCGGATTTGTGCTTTTCATCAATCCCTACCGCATCGTTCCCGGCGGTGTTTATGGTATTGGAATCGTAATCCATTATCTCACCGAGGGCTTGTTTGATTTTTGGCCAACGGGTATTCCCATCGGTTTGCTGGGATTAAGCATGGACATTCCACTTACAATTATAGGAATTCGGGTGCTGGGCCCACGCTTTGGTATCAAAACGGTAGTTGGCTTTGTTCTGACTGCTTTCTGGATGGATTTTCTTACCTACCTTATCGGCCAGACCGACCCACTAGGATTGGGCGACCAGTTGCTGCTGGCTTCCATCTTCGGCGGCGTACTCATCGGCCTTGGGTTGGGATTGGTCTTCCGCTCACGCGCCACCTCGGGAGGTACGGATATCGTAGCCATGATTATTAATAAATTCACCGGTCTGCCACTGGGACAATTGATGATCATCCTCGATTCCTCCATCGTGCTGATAGGATTGGCAGCCTTTGGCGACTGGAAAATACCACTCTACTCCTGGATTGTAATCTTTATCACCGGCAAGGTTGTCGACATCACGCTTCGGGGTATATCGTACGAAAAAACCATGTTCATCGTCTCTAATGAGCATGAAGCCATCCGGCAGAAAATTATCGTTGACATCAAACGTGGCGGCACACTATTTTCGGGCAAAGGGCTTTACAACAACGACGAGAAGCACATGATCTACACCAGCGTAAGCCGCCGCGAATACCAGATGCTTAAGGATTATATCCATCAGATAGATCCCACCGCCTTTGTTACCGTTATCGACGCCAACGAAGTGCTGGGCAAGGGCTTCAAACCGCTTAAAGACGAGCAGTAA
- a CDS encoding YebC/PmpR family DNA-binding transcriptional regulator: MGRAFEYRKAKKLKRWGNMAKTFTKIGKDITIAVKAGGADPGLNPRLRLLMQNAKNANMPKENVERAIKKATAPDTADYREVVYEGYGPHGIAVVVETTTDNPVRTVGNVRSYFSHNGGSLGTTGSLTFLFEHKCVFKLKSSGEIDLEELELELIDLGVSEIFDEDDTIVVYGDFESFGALQKYFEENHFEIITAEFDRIPAQTKELTPDEAADMEKMLAKFEDDEDVSNVYHNMR; encoded by the coding sequence ATGGGAAGAGCATTTGAATACCGCAAAGCCAAGAAGTTGAAGCGCTGGGGCAACATGGCCAAGACATTTACTAAGATAGGAAAAGACATCACCATAGCCGTGAAGGCCGGCGGCGCCGATCCGGGGTTGAATCCGCGCCTGCGCCTGCTGATGCAAAATGCCAAAAATGCCAACATGCCCAAGGAGAACGTGGAGCGCGCCATCAAGAAAGCTACCGCCCCCGATACCGCCGACTACCGCGAGGTGGTTTACGAAGGCTACGGTCCGCATGGTATTGCCGTGGTGGTCGAAACCACCACCGACAACCCTGTGCGCACGGTGGGCAATGTGCGCAGCTACTTTTCGCACAACGGCGGATCACTGGGAACCACCGGTAGCCTCACCTTTTTGTTTGAACACAAGTGCGTCTTTAAACTAAAAAGCTCCGGCGAGATCGACCTGGAAGAGCTTGAGCTGGAGCTGATCGACCTGGGGGTGTCGGAAATCTTTGATGAAGATGATACCATCGTTGTTTACGGCGACTTTGAATCTTTTGGCGCGTTGCAGAAATATTTTGAAGAAAACCATTTTGAGATCATCACCGCCGAGTTCGACCGCATCCCCGCCCAAACCAAAGAGCTGACGCCTGATGAAGCTGCTGATATGGAAAAGATGCTTGCCAAATTTGAAGACGACGAAGACGTGAGCAATGTGTATCACAATATGCGGTAG
- a CDS encoding serine protease, whose translation MKNIAALLLITFIVSVNLPAQFNPVESAKSLVMIKITANGQPSAASGFIWKQDDWVVTSLHAMQAGAEIKVLYLNSYWRDATVIRVLPKADLVLLKTNLTEMPLSKPVKPITSFYTNKIKFPEKLYAQGYHGGANGHRTQSLEKGDANPETLEYLIVSTADKKKLKTLGFPQIDLPVYYLNGSLLPGYSGAPIYNSAGQLAAIGDGGLENGQINVSWAIPATYLPELENANSTQLPASLGDLSLLFSAQMQLDENFDEEKFANYEPTYHPTENQQNGFEFYKTKNRSFEQMYETSFDPDNLDYFAEEFETNNIHIDYSTLRFDIYEDVINGIVVALPEESQLVFQSESDSYVVDMSNYNLSQYFMLEYVGVHNTEAVLSDIDDAIALVDDIIESSYGQVVGGFTIDDDYSYTLTAADQSEVAYLFYQGNDNYYDEYGNEYSLVVYLTILLQDSKVFYSIATISMPVLQLSISMSTGIDCVDYYDMNSEECDYFEMLMRVVAATHLTTFANKRLTKAR comes from the coding sequence ATGAAAAATATTGCCGCCCTTTTACTAATAACCTTCATTGTTTCCGTAAATCTACCGGCGCAATTCAATCCGGTGGAATCGGCCAAATCGCTCGTGATGATCAAGATTACCGCCAACGGCCAACCCAGCGCCGCCAGTGGTTTTATATGGAAACAGGACGACTGGGTGGTAACTTCGTTGCATGCCATGCAAGCTGGCGCAGAAATAAAAGTGCTTTACCTCAATTCGTATTGGCGCGACGCCACGGTGATACGTGTGCTGCCCAAAGCCGATCTGGTGCTGCTCAAAACCAACCTGACTGAGATGCCGCTGAGCAAACCCGTAAAACCGATCACAAGTTTTTATACGAATAAAATAAAATTTCCCGAAAAACTTTATGCGCAGGGATACCATGGTGGTGCAAATGGCCACCGCACCCAGTCGCTCGAAAAAGGTGATGCTAATCCGGAAACCCTCGAATACCTCATCGTGAGCACCGCCGACAAGAAAAAGCTCAAAACCCTGGGTTTTCCACAGATCGATTTGCCGGTTTATTATCTCAATGGCAGCCTTTTGCCAGGCTATTCGGGAGCTCCTATCTATAATTCCGCCGGACAACTTGCTGCTATCGGCGATGGAGGTCTCGAAAACGGACAAATCAACGTGAGCTGGGCCATCCCCGCCACCTACCTGCCCGAACTCGAAAACGCCAATTCTACGCAACTTCCTGCTTCACTCGGCGATCTTTCGCTGCTATTTTCGGCACAGATGCAACTGGATGAGAATTTTGATGAAGAAAAATTTGCAAACTATGAGCCCACATATCATCCTACAGAAAACCAGCAAAATGGCTTTGAGTTTTATAAAACAAAAAACCGCTCTTTCGAGCAAATGTATGAAACCTCTTTCGACCCTGACAACCTCGACTATTTCGCTGAGGAGTTTGAAACAAACAACATCCACATCGATTATAGCACCTTACGATTCGATATTTATGAAGATGTGATCAACGGCATTGTGGTGGCGCTTCCAGAAGAGAGTCAACTGGTGTTTCAGTCTGAGAGTGATTCGTATGTAGTGGATATGAGCAATTATAACCTGAGCCAGTATTTCATGCTCGAATACGTGGGCGTGCACAACACCGAAGCTGTTCTTTCCGATATCGACGATGCCATTGCTTTGGTTGATGACATTATCGAAAGCTCTTATGGCCAAGTGGTCGGTGGATTTACAATCGATGACGACTATTCTTATACGCTCACCGCTGCAGATCAGTCGGAGGTAGCATATTTGTTTTATCAGGGCAACGACAACTATTACGACGAATATGGAAACGAATACAGCTTAGTGGTTTATCTTACCATCCTTTTGCAGGATTCCAAAGTTTTCTATAGCATCGCCACCATCTCTATGCCTGTGCTCCAGCTTTCTATATCCATGTCAACCGGCATCGACTGTGTGGATTATTACGATATGAATAGTGAGGAATGCGATTATTTTGAGATGCTGATGCGCGTAGTTGCCGCCACCCACCTCACCACTTTTGCCAACAAAAGATTGACGAAAGCCAGGTAG